TGGCATCATAGAGTCTTCCTTTGTGTCGTTTTGCCCATAACAATGGTGACACATGAAATGTTGTGAGCATAAAGCGTCATTTGTGTGGCTGAAAGCTGAATCTtaatttaaagcacatttacaATGTATTGAGTCCCCATACGAGATGCATTCATTGTATACTGAACACTCGCAAGTAAAACGGGCTGCTTCACAATCTATGCGTGCACCTATAAGCCACTTGAATCTATACATGAGCCATGAAATCATGATCATCATATTTCAATCATATTTAGTATGATCTGCAGGAAAGATTAGTCAGATTCTCTCTTCGCTTTTGATTCGTCCCTTTTACATCTAGAAAGCTTGCGGTTGTCCCATGGCAACAGTTTACCATGGTAACCATTAAGGAGCAGCTTTCTATTGTGATAATTGGACTGCAGGATATAAAAGCTTTGAGGGTGGCTCAAACCGACTGAATGAGCAAATGTTTACAAGCTTTATTTGATGTTAATGAGTAAAACCTCAACAATGGCCTCTTCACTGACTCAAAAAGCTTAATAGTTTGAATAACGTCTGTTATTAATCCTCAAAATGAAAACCATGTTAATACTCAGTGAAGTCTGCTGGGAAAATGGATGTTAAAGGGGACAAAACAAAGGTGCAATCAATAAGAAGAATAAGAATTAGATTAGAAAATAACATTCTcatatttttctctttaataTAAAGCTGGAGCCAGGAaactgtaacttagtttagcaAATAAGCAAGAAAATCCATTAACCAGCAGCTCTAAAGTTGTAAAAACACAGCTTGTCTATTCTCTACTCTGCTTTTTTGTatgataaaacaaacaagatgtggAATGTTAATTATTGAGCTTTAGAAGTGCTGTGAGGCAAATGGTGATTCCTTAGAACAGAGgttcccctgtttccagtctttatgctaagctaacctgccTCTGAATGCATCTTCATATTTACTATATTACTACTACGTGATATCAATTTTCTCGTCTAACTGCCACCAAGGAGGCAAATAAATCTAAAACAAAACCAATCTTAGGACACATTCTTTTACTGACACGTTTTCTGAAGCTTTCTGCATCCTTGAGAGTTTGCATAAGTGAAATTCCATActcatgtcatgtgaccactgaaccatcaccatgacaactCTATCCACTAATGTGATGTGGCTGAAAGCTCTGGAAACTTTACCAGGTAATGAAACCGTATGctgagatttattttttgtcaaactGCTATTTCCATAGTCAAACAAGAACGTATAAAGTGAGGGATATGTTTTTCATCTTCTTTCAAATCCCAATGCAAGATTTCTAAAGAAGAAGTAGACACGATCACCAATGTGAAAGCAGATTCTTAACACCTCCACAAAACAAGCATTTCTCAAAGGGATTCTTATCCGTTTGAACAGAAAATGAGACTTCAGGGACAATTTCCACTctaatgtgtgcgtgtgtgtgtgtgtgtgtgtgcgtctgcgtgtgtgtgtatttgtgtgtgtgtgtgtgtgtgtgtgtataactcaGTTACCCTTCAGAGAGCATCTTCTTAATGCGCTCCTTCTCAGCAGACAGGGTGATGTCCGCGCTCTGGCTGCGGAACAGCTTGTCCTCGGGTCCGTTCACACACATCACCGGTGGAGACTGGAGTTCATCAGAGAGGTCCTGAGAAACACATCAGTAAATGGACTCTACTGGTAGCACACAAGGTATTATACAACAATGAATGGTTATTCAGACAGAAGAGAGGCTGCTTCTTTTATGAAAACTACTGTCAGATCTTAAAATCTCTTTCACATCAAAGTCAAGTGTAGATTGCTCAATgattaaatcaaaaacacactgaaataaatacaagctATGCTGCAGAGCTACATTTTTGTCTCAGGTCTGGATGGACTTGTGGTGAAGTGAGCTGTATTATTGCATTTCTGATCAAATAAGAGATATAAGCCCATCACAGCGGGTGTAAGTAAATACAAAattcagagacagacagaaagaaaaggaaagtagagtatattttcacatatatttattttttcttcagtttctgTTTTGTGTGATGAAGTCAGAAGATAAAAAAACCGACAGACTCACCTGTGAGAACTAGAGGAAATCAAtcaggtggagagagaaaaaaaacagacaaagaagtCATCACAAAGCTCACACCAAGCAGTTATGCACTTAGCAAACATCAAGCACAATTAATTGACGCGGTTGGCAAGTGTCTGGAGAGTCTCCAATGTGTTCATCAAATCGATAAAGACAAAGCTAGAGACATGACTTGAAATCTGTTCAGACAGAATCAAAAGGAAATTGGCATGTTCCTCATGACCAAGCAGATGCAACTGATGGGTAATTATTCTCTATTGATCAAAAGAGCCCTGAGCTGACTACATTCTCATCATTACAGTGTTAGATTCAGAGGCTTCTCGGCAGCAGAGGAAGCGCCGCACCACTGAGCGACACAGGATAATTTTACCATCGTCCTAGTTTTCCTCACTTTGTCTTACCTCTGAGACAAGTGACCCAGCTcatccttcctttctctctctcaatcccTCCTTTGATTTAATAACAGTGGACATTTCTAATAGCTGAACTGCTGCAAAGTAACAGGTGCATTCATCTAACCTTGGCCAGTGCCTCCTCTAacctaaaatgacaaaaatgtatCACTGGCAGTTTCTGTGGATCATGACTGTGGCTTGCTCTatgatttcatgttttttttccctcacctGTGGAGCAGCGATGGTGAGCGCCGTGTTGGCCAGTTCTTTATCCTGCGATTTTTCTCGCGCCAGACGAGCTGCATCTTTCACCTCCTTAAACTTATCTGAGAACTTTTAAAAGAGGACAAGTGATAAACCATTTCAGGTAATGACACATTAATAATGCAGCACTCATTGGCCTCCAGAAATGTGTAATGATTGAGAGGATTTGATGAATAAAATGGATTTCCTAAAGTACGGTATTCATCAGTACCTTTGTTGACATTGGATTTGTTTACCTGATGCAGCTGTTGCTCTGTAGCAAAACCAAGTCCATACACAGTGTTGGCCCTGCTGTCCGCCCACTGGCCGAACTTCTGAGACGTCTTGGTGAAGGTCATGCTGGGTGTAATGGTGCAGTTGATGATTGCCTGcaaaggcagaaaaaaaagattggtcCTTCAGATTGGTCCACAGCAGTAAACAGCAGCAGCTACGGACAGGACAAATGAAATGATTACTTGGCATTAATAGTCCTTATTAAAAGCAACATTTCATAACTCATCGTCATTCCAGACCTTACAGCACTATTATGGAGAAACTGTAATGTTCACACTCTTGATTTAACACACATGTAGTTTTTTTGTTCTCAAAGTAAAGCTAAACTAATATGTGACAAgatatattttaattacttttaaattAAGAAGTAGGAGTGCATGAGAATAATGTGAAGTCAGCAACACTTCGTCTCCACACTCCTGTACTAatgttatatattgtattaatttCTGTATCATTTCTTATACTTGTGCAGGAAAACAGCAAATAAATTGATGAACTACGATGAGTAAAATATTAACTGGAATTTTAAATTCAGTTAATAGATTCAAGCGGTAAGAATTTAAACTGAATCAACCAATAACACTGTTGGATTCACAAGAGCAGaaaaaaagctcaacattgaatTAACAGAGGCATCAGACAATTGATTGATTTAATTACCTagaatgtttatttattctaaaatgtaaatattgtggTTGCATTTGGGATTTCTCCTTTTGGAGTCTGCAGCCGTAAATAACAAAAACTACTGCTGAgaagttttattatttagtttagtgTCATTGTTTGAACCCAGCGCCTCCATAAACCttcatgtttgacatgtttgcTGGAAAGGGGAAGAATGCAGGGAAACATCTGTGCTTGTGGTGACATTTGTGAAGCAATAACTTTCCTCTGGGATTCCTGGCAATCTATTTTCAAGCACTTGAGACACATTTATTCttttgaatatgaataaaaaactaaagCTCAGCCACGTCACAATTATTGTCTTTGTCTAAAGTAAATTCAGAGTAGAGGCAACCACCTCTCTCCATCCACATGAGAGAAAAATGATTAGAGCGGATATATTTATAAACCTTTTTACGTCATCTCCAGCCTTAAAAAATGAACCTGATCTAAAACCCCAGAATTGCAGGGCAATGGCAGCttaggagttttttttttggtccttttctctcctccaacAATTTTAACATGAATGCTACGGCCTCCGTTTCTGAGGTGAAATGTTTGACATAACATGTTGGACGATGGCGACAGCAGTGAAGATTATTGTGGAGGCAGACACCAGTCCTGGCAGGATTGGGCTGCTGAGCGACCAACTGCAAAGCCTTCTGGGAGTCAGAAATGTGGGTCAGACCAGAGGTGCTCAGAAGAGATCAGAtagacccccctccccctcccccctgcaaTCTTCCTCATAATCTAAATCCGCAGGCCAGAAAGACACTCTGGCTGCTGATTTGTTGACACCtgttaacatatatatatatatatatatatatattttaaccttACAGATTTTCTTGTAGGATGACAGCTGGCGAAGACGGAAATTATTAATGTAGCGCTGTTTTGTTTGGACAGAAGCCTTTGTTAGAAATCATCTTTTGTTGCCATGGTCACCACATAGTAACACTACTTTCAGAAAATCCCTCAGAAATTGGGTGTTTTCACTGTGAAAGATACATGGTTCACATTTTAGCTCTGGACGTCTACTGGAACTATTCTTTATTGATAATTTTCGTATAGTCTCTGtcattctcctcctcaccttggTACCGCCCACGCTGATGATGCGGTACACGTTACGGTTCGCATCATAGAAGAAGGACACAGTGACGGCATGTTTGCTGGCGGGGATCCAGTTCCTCTTGGTGGCCGGGTCGATCTGGAAAACGTGTGCCCGGGCACTGAAGATCGGCTGCTCCCTGGAGGAGGAAGCACAGCGATGGCGATGAGAAAATTGTTTCTGTATATAGAAATATCAAAAAGCAAGCTCTTTCACACACATCAGGTTAATCAACAATGGTTTAGAAGTAGCTGAATATAATGTAGTTAACGTTGATGTTCGCTTTGAGGAAGAtctgcacatttttttaaatcatgggAAACAAGACGAAAAGCATTTTGAATTGACAAGAATGGGTTTTTGCTTATGATTTCagcataaaaacatttaaactgcCCTCCATTAAAACCCATTATCATGCAACTCGGTtcaaattgtgtttctttttcttctttttccatctGTCTTGCTGCCATTCAGGGACAGATGGTGGAATCCTCCTTTGGCTTTCTCTCACACTTTTCCCTGCGTCATTCACCATAAAGGGCTGTGACTTAGCTGGCAAAGGATGTTGACTAAAACGCTCTGGACCCTCTCCCGAGTCgttcaccctccaccctctgCTCTGCGCCTGCCAGTATTTGCAGAGATGTATCCTGGATACGAGGTAAATATATCAAAGCAACAAAGGCCCTAGTGTTGGGAGGAGGTTTAGCCACGTGATATGTGATATGAGGAACAAGACTGCTAAAGGTCTTTCTCCATTTTTAACTCCTTTGTTCCTCTTCAGCTGGTGTCCAGTCTGTGCATTTACAGCCCTGTGTATTACAACactttgatttaataataaagcAAAGTAGCCTACatatgacaaaatataaaactaaGAGTTACGCATTAGTctaaatatgaaacaaaatgtcCCTCTGACACTCACTGAAGTCACAGTGTAGGCTATCAAACTGTTGCGGTTTGTCTGCTTGGTACACATTCCTCTCTAAACCAATGCAAAGGCAGAAACAAGACACAACAACAGAACGGTCTACAGCCATGTAAGTGCTAAGTAATCTGCTCGCAGTGAAACTGCATGCTCCCATGTTGATGTCTACCAGGTGTAATGTTGACCATCTTCACCATCTTACTTGACACATTTTGACCTGCTGGTAGCACTAGAGGCAAgtcaccaaagtcagtaggatACATCCTCTcaggaccatgaatgtctgtgcaGAGCTCATGGAACAtctaatagttgttgagatactTTATCCTGGATCAAAGTGGTGGGACGACCAGTCCACGGACATTACCATCCATAGGGCTCAAGTGGCTAATAACATGAATAACTTAGCTAAATAGATCATTGACAAGGTCACACATCAATGTCAACGTGATCGCCAATTAAACTGGATTGACTCTCTCGTTGTCTATGCCTCTATAACAAATATGGCTAACATAGACATTTctgaaatgtctttaaaatatgGGAGACAGATTATAAACCcaatgctgatgtttttttGGTACAGACAATAATGACATTGATAAGacgcaagaaaaaaaatatatatcacagcAAGATGCTGCTATTCATTACTCATATCTTTACTGTCAGTCTCCATCTCTTCAAAAAATTGCCTAAAAGTGGTGCTGTTCAAATATAACAAGGTTAAAAGCAGGATACTTCTTCTGTGCAGTATTGTATGTTGCAGTTCCCAATAGAACGACTTATCTTGGCCAGCCATTGTACATTTATATCTGACCCCATTAGTGACACACAAATCCAATAATggactgtctgtgtgtttctcggCGCAGGAGATATTGATGAAAGAAGAAGCATAACACAGGCTGGTACATACAGTCCTGGACTGTAAAGATGTTGACATGAACGGTGGCATTTCGACGGCTGACCCACTCCAGTCTGATAGTCTGATAATAACGCGCACTATAATTCTCCTTCTCATTTCACAGTGAGCCTGCCTGTTGTCAGTGGATCTCCTGTTGCAGCCCTGATACACTGATCTGAGGTCTGACTGAGAAGACAGCGATGAGTGCCGTTTGAAGCTGGGAGTGAGATTTGTGCTCTGGCTTTCTATGGACATACATTTAACTTATTAGTGGGAATGAGAAGCAGCACAACTTAAAGCCACATACAATATTTTAAAGAAGCAGTCTTTTGCACTCCTATAAGGTTGACGGTCTTGTGCGACTATTTGATCTAATATTtctttggtctataaaatggcTTTGCTGATTACAATTTTCTAAAACACAAGGTGATGTTTGCAAATCGCTTTTAGTGTCCGGGCAACCGTCTAAAGCCTAaagatattaaataaattattataaaacaaagaaaatattaaatctTCAGTCATAGTTATTACTtagtaagtcgctttggataaaagtgtcacctaaatgacatgtaatataatagTTGGTTTAGGATGTTCTGTCCTCAGCAGATGGGTGTGGGCTACCAGGCTCAATGGGGCTCTTTAAGCATAACAAAGCCTAGTGATTAGACGGGGGCGTGGCTGCCCCTGATGATGAACCCCTCCACTAATTCATACAATCTTCAGTAACCCAGTAGCTTTACTGGGTTTCTCCTGCACTCGTTTAGACTGATTTACAGTGAATGCAAGGTTGCTATTTGTATTTAGCACCAATCCTTCAGTTTTGCCAAAAGAAATGAAGTTCAACCAAAGAGTCTTTAAATAATCAATCTAAAAGACAGCAGTGCAACAATATCTGACAACACAACCATCCTGCAGACTGATACTCAGCCACCTTTGATATTATACACATATTCTACAAATCGGAGAGAAGATTATTGTAAAGAAAATGAGCAATTTCATACAATAATGATCCTGCTTAATCCTCTGCATGATCGCTCCTTTGTCTTTTAGCTTACTACTTagcttacttacttacttttaaCTGCAATACACTTAGTAATTACTACAAATTATGGATCAGATAGTATGAGCACTCTGGGGccacaaagagaaagaaggttACAGAAGATTTGCCAAGTGTGAAATGACCCTGCTGAATCTGTGTCAGTACAAGGGGCTAAAAGAAACCACAACACTGCTCCACATGCACTGCACAGAAAAAACCTTTGATGCTATGAGATTTAACTTTCTTCAAGTTAATGACTTTCCACTGTTTATGAATCAAAtactgtttgtttctttgtcaggTTCATGAAGTGGTCCGAGTACTAATGTCACATGGGACCAGTAGATGACACTGGCACTCAAAGTGCCCTTACCTTTCTCTGTGGTGAGGAAACATCTTACAAGGTGACTGATACTTCTTTTCTAcaatacacagagagagagagagagagagagagagagagagagagagagagagagagagagagagagagttcaatCATTCCATTAGCCCAACAAGTATTTTATTTGGGTCAAAATGTGAACAGAACCCGTTGCTATCAAATGTCATAATCAACTGTAGACACACTTACCCCATTTCGGTATAAACCCTTGGTGAGTCCGTGTTGTATCCGATAATAATTCCGCGTCccactcttctctttctcctctttcttctctttctcccagTCTGAGCTTCCAGATGCTTTATTCTCCAGGGGAGGGGGTTCACTGCAAGGCGCTGCACCGAGCCTGCTGGCCACCGGCGTCCACCGGTCACCTCTGCGGAGCCCGGAGAGTCACCACCCGGCGGAGGCTAACCTGCTTACCTCGGTGACTGAAGTGCCCGGTTGTGTGTCCACCTCCTCCCGGATAAAGAAGCCGCTTTGCTTTTCTCCGTCTGACCTCGTCCCGGTGGTCAGATCGCTCTTCAACCAGCCGGCCGCCCGCATTCAACAGTAGGACACAGTCGACAGTAGAGTACCACCTGCTGGCTCCACCGGCTCCGAGCACCCGCTACAGCTGCGCGAATCTGCGGAGCAGGGAAACGGTGTCAGCCTGCCTGCAGCCAATGAGCCTCCACGTGTGCACACTGCGACCTGGATGCTACAGGACCGCTCTGCGCGGACTGCTTTAAAGGATTCGGGAAATATAGTCCCGGAGGAAAAACCATGGCCTAAAAAGACTTCTTAAGAATCATACGACAGCACATTTAGGACTGCAGCTGTAAtacaatgttgttgttattaaaactGCAAGTTCCGATTTGAGAGAGAATTGCATGCTAATAATAGTCTAATAGTCTGTCCATCCACCTGCAACACgagtgaaacacagtgaagaCAAAGGAGCAAAAAAATAAGCAAACTTTAATTTGCAGAGATGATCTTATATTATTTTAGTGAGCATAATTGTATCACTACTAACATCTAATCAGCAGATACACAAAATAGTGCAGACACAACTTTCACTTCAGTTCTAAACAGCAACAAGCCAAACAAAGATTTGTATAATAGGAACACATCCAACTCAAAAAGTTACCCTATAGTCACAGGACATGCACAAACTACTTCATATGTGTTGGAGAGGGATGTGGTCGTCATTTATTGGTATGTTTCTATCTTCTTTATAATACTTGAAGACTTTAAATTTGTCAACACGTGTGCATCTAACTAGTAATAAAGATATAATCCAGATAGGATGTTACACAAATTGAGTGTAAATAGATACTTCTCTGCAGACAAAGTCATAgagaaaatgtgtaaatattgtaATGTCCTATGCAGTAAGATGCACAGCTGAAGTTGGCCAAAACCTCACTTGCTTTTTTTAGTGATTCATTATTATGGGGATGAAAACACGTAAAATAGCTCGTTAGTGAAATTTTTTTCAGAAATGTATTGAAATCCCTGTGGCTGCTTTTTTTCTCGGTAGTTCAGAGCACTTTGAGCGAGTGCTCTGTACAAGTATTTATGACTGAATATTAAGCTTATTCAAACCAGCCTTTAAATATCCTGACAACCAGGTGAGAGGAGAGGTAGCTCATCATGAAAACAACTACAGTtttgacaattattttttttcaatggcATGAAAATATAAGTAGTTAGTACACCTCATAATAAAATTAGATAGTGATAAAAACAAGCATAATGTAAACGTCAGTAGTGTCCATCTAAAGCATGTAAAATGAAA
This Cyclopterus lumpus isolate fCycLum1 chromosome 17, fCycLum1.pri, whole genome shotgun sequence DNA region includes the following protein-coding sequences:
- the LOC117746489 gene encoding homer protein homolog 3-like, whose product is MFPHHREREQPIFSARAHVFQIDPATKRNWIPASKHAVTVSFFYDANRNVYRIISVGGTKAIINCTITPSMTFTKTSQKFGQWADSRANTVYGLGFATEQQLHQFSDKFKEVKDAARLAREKSQDKELANTALTIAAPQFSQDLSDELQSPPVMCVNGPEDKLFRSQSADITLSAEKERIKKMLSEGSICEMNLEAEFFTLQDSNTKLVAALHEANANVEQWKKQLVAYQEETDRLREQVVELEAHGGHGPSDLLKDELTQSLEELEALLKAKDEEIHILQSKKVEYHEMEHHRDEAIHRLRETEMRNAELEHRIQNSEQNLNNSLEDRDRMDCEIQRAIEILDIKIFDLNDLRQSLVKLIDK